A stretch of DNA from Anaerolineae bacterium:
CGTGCCAGGTCGACCGGCTCAAAACCGGTCACCACGATGGGAACACGGTATTTCTCCGCCAGCGGCGGATATTCCCAGTAGCCCATTACCGCGCAGACATGCCCGGCAGCCAGGAAGCCATCCACCTGTACCTCGGCTTCCTCCATCAGCCCGGCGATGACCGGCGGCACAGTGACATGCGAGACGAGCACGGCAAAGTTCTGGAGGTCCTGCGCTCTAGCCTGTAAGACTGCCATGGCGTTAGCGGGCGCCGTAGTCTCAAAGCCAATGGCGAAGAAGACGACGGTTTTATCCGGATTGTCGCGGGCGATCTTGAGCGCGTCCAGCGGCGAATAGACGATCCGCACGTCTCCGCCCGCCGCTTTGACGCTGAACAGGTCGCGGCTGGAGCCGGGCACGCGCAGCATATCCCCGTAGGAGGTGAAGATCACATCCGGGCGGGAGGCAAGGGCGACGGCGCGGTCGATCAGCTCCACCGGCGTGACGCACACCGGGCAACCGGGGCCATGCACCAGCTCGATCTCCGGCGGCAACAGTTGATCCAGGCCGCTCTTCATGATCGAGTGCGTCTGCCCGCCGCAGACCTCCATGATCCGCCAGGGACGCGTGACGGTAGCACGGATCTCGGCCAGCAGCTTGCGGGTCAACTCGCCATCGCGGTACTCAGTCAGGTACTTCATCAGCTCTCGCCATCTCCGGGCTGGTCTGGCAGTTCACCGGCCAGCATATCCAGTTCGGCCAGCATGGCCAGCGTCTTCTGCGCTTCTTCCTCATCGACCCTGCTGATGGCGAAGCCGACATGAATCAATGTGTAATCGCCGATCTGCAGCTCCGGGACATAGGCCAGGCAGGCCTCCCGGATCACGCCGCCGCCAAAGTCCACCTTGCCCATCGGCAGCCCATCGCGCTCGTAAATCTCAACCACCTTACCGGGGATTCCCAGGCACACGCTTAGCCTCTTTTCGGCACAACATCGGCAGCCAAATCTTACCCATTATGTATAAATCAAACCTGGCCGGGCGGTAGTGACAAATAGCACTGATTCATCCCTTCCCCAACGCGATTTTCGGCACTTGCAGCGAGCCGGGCAGGATCGTTATTCTATGGTCCGGCGTAATACACAGCAGAAACAGATGATCATGGCAGCCAGCACGGTAGAGCGGCGACATATCCACGTTGATGGCGTGGTACAGGGCGTAGGTTTCCGGCCTTTCATTTATGGTCTGGCAGTACGGCACGGTCTGACCGGCTGGGTGCTCAACTCGTCATCTGGCGTAGACATCACTGTAGAAGGCCCGCCCGCCGCCCTGGAGTCCTTCCAGCGGGCAATCACGGCTGAAGCGCCGCCCCTGGCCCGCATCGATCGGGTAACCGCGGCGCCGCTCCCCCGTGATGGCGAGCCGCTGACAGCCTTTACCATCCGCCATAGCACCGCCGACCCCGGCGCATCGCTGATCGCGCCGGACGTGGCCACCTGCCCCGACTGCCTGGCGGAAATCCTCAACCCTGCCGACCGGCGCTACCGCTACCCGTTCACCAACTGCACCAATTGCGGGCCACGCTATACCATCATCGAAGCCATGCCCTACGACCGCCCGATGACCACCATGCGCGCCTTCGCCATGTGCCCGGAGTGCCAGGCGGAATACGACGATCCCTTGAATCGACGCTTTCACGCCCAGCCAAACGCCTGCCCGGTCTGTGGACCGCGTCTGCAGTTGATTATCCCGACGGCTGTGCCTGCCAACCTGTTCACCGACTGTCCGGATGATATCGCCCGTGCAGCAGCGTTACTGCGGGCCGGGTACATCGTGGCGATCAAGGGGCTGGGCGGCTATCACCTGGCCTGCGACGCGACCAACACGGAGACTGTAGCCCGCCTGCGCCAGCGTAAAGCCCGCCCGGACAAACCCTTCGCCGTGATGATGGAATCGCTGGAGGCGGTGCACCGCCGCTGCGTGGTCAATGCGGATGAAACCGCGCTGCTGACTGCTGTCAGCGCGCCGATCGTGTTGCTCTACACCCGGCCAGACTCGGACATCGCCCCGAACATTGCGCCAGATAATCCTATGCTGGGCGTGATGCTGCCCTATACCCCCCTGCACCATCTCCTGCTGCGCGATGCGGGTATCCCGCTGGTGATGACCAGCGGCAACCTGAGCGACATGCCGGTGATCAAGGACGATGATGAAGCGCTGGAGAAGCTGGCCCCCATCGCCGATGCCTTTCTGCTGCATAACCGCCCGATTCACATGCGCTGCGATGACGCCGTGTGGTGGGTCGATCGCTTCGCCGGGGAAGGCGACGCTGCGCTGCAACCACTGCGTCGCTCCCGCGGCGATGCGCCCTACCCCATCCGCCTGCCCTGGCCCGCCACGCACCAGATTCTGGCCACCGGCGCGGAGATGAAGAACACACTATGCCTGCTGCGCGGGCAGGATGCCTTCCTCAGCCAGCACATTGGCGAGATGGATTCGCTGGAGGCGCTGGCCTACTTCCGCGAAGCGCTGGATCACCTGCGCCGCATCTTCAAGGTGCAGCCGGAGGTCATCGCCCATGACCTGCATCCCGGCTACCTGACCACCCGCCTGGCCCGCGAACTGGCCGCCGCCTGGGATGTACCCCGCGTGGAGGTCCAACATCACCACGCCCATATCGCCGCCTGCCTGGCCGAACACGGGCGGGATGATCCGGTGATCGGCCTGGCGCTGGACGGCACCGGCTATGGGCCAGACGGCGCAATCTGGGGTGGCGAGGTGCTGGCGGCTGACCTGCGAGGTTACGAGCGCCTGGCTCATTTGGAATACCTGCCGCTGCCGGGCGGCGAAGCGGCCATCCGCCGCCCGTACCGCATCGCCTGGGGGTACCTGTGGGAAACCGGTGGAGATATCCCGCATTTACCCACTCTATCCCACCTAAACCCACAGGAACAGACGATCGTTATCCAACAGGTCAGCCGTCGCCTGAACAGCCCGTTGACTTCCAGCGCCGGCCGCCTGTTCGACGCCATCTCGGCGCTGCTGGGCCTGTGCCCGGTGACCACGTTCGAGGCGCAGGCGGCCATCGCGCTGGAACTGGCCGCCCGTGGTGTTGACCTGGCCCGTATCACCCCCTACGCCTTCACACTGGATGACGGTGTCATCCGCGTTGGCGGGCTGCTGACGTCGGTGGCAAGCGACGTGAACGCTGGCCGCCCGATTGGCGAGATCGCTGCCACATTCCACCTGACGCTGGCCGAGATGTTCGCGGCGGCAGCGGAGCAGGCGCGCGCCCGCACCGGACTGGAGACAGCAGTCCTTTCCGGCGGCGTTTTCCAGAACCGGCTCTTTCTGCGGCTGATGCGTGAGTCGCTGCGACGGCGCGGCTTCGCCGTGCTCTCCCATCGTCAGGTCCCGGCCAACGACGGCGGCCTCAGCCTGGGCCAGGCGGCGGTCGCCCTGCACGCCCCAGTGGGCTAATCCCCTCCTGCTGCCAGCAGCCCGGACAAAAAATCGCCCCGGCGGGTCCGCCAGGGCGATCGGCAGGTCTTAAGGCCGGGCAGCGATCAGCTTTCGCGGCGGCCAAAGATCATCGCCAGGCCGATGGCAACCAGCGCCAGCGGCCACAGCTTGAACAGCCAGTCCAGTTCGACATTGAACAGGAAGGCCAGCGCCAGAACGACCAGGAACAGGCCCAGCCCACCCTGTATCAGGTCATTGTTGTTCAGCCGGGTATTGGCGGTGTAGACGTTGTAGACGTTACGCAACATAGCCAGACCCGGCAGCGCGATGAAGATCGCCCACCAGTTGAAGCTCAACTGCATCCCGAACTGGCCAAGCAGCAGGATGACGCCCAGCGCAATGAGAATGAGCGCGCCCACATTCGTATCCCGACCTCTGGTCGCCATAGGT
This window harbors:
- the hypD gene encoding hydrogenase formation protein HypD, with the translated sequence MKYLTEYRDGELTRKLLAEIRATVTRPWRIMEVCGGQTHSIMKSGLDQLLPPEIELVHGPGCPVCVTPVELIDRAVALASRPDVIFTSYGDMLRVPGSSRDLFSVKAAGGDVRIVYSPLDALKIARDNPDKTVVFFAIGFETTAPANAMAVLQARAQDLQNFAVLVSHVTVPPVIAGLMEEAEVQVDGFLAAGHVCAVMGYWEYPPLAEKYRVPIVVTGFEPVDLARGILKLVQLLEAGQAEVANAYERSVTLEGNRPAQAVIEQVFERCDRKWRGIGMIPMSGYRLREAFARYDAERRFPEVGQIAAEESSLCISGLVLQGRRKPFECPAFGRQCTPQTPLGATMVSSEGACAAYYRYGRHREVQAIQQD
- the hypF gene encoding carbamoyltransferase HypF; this encodes MAASTVERRHIHVDGVVQGVGFRPFIYGLAVRHGLTGWVLNSSSGVDITVEGPPAALESFQRAITAEAPPLARIDRVTAAPLPRDGEPLTAFTIRHSTADPGASLIAPDVATCPDCLAEILNPADRRYRYPFTNCTNCGPRYTIIEAMPYDRPMTTMRAFAMCPECQAEYDDPLNRRFHAQPNACPVCGPRLQLIIPTAVPANLFTDCPDDIARAAALLRAGYIVAIKGLGGYHLACDATNTETVARLRQRKARPDKPFAVMMESLEAVHRRCVVNADETALLTAVSAPIVLLYTRPDSDIAPNIAPDNPMLGVMLPYTPLHHLLLRDAGIPLVMTSGNLSDMPVIKDDDEALEKLAPIADAFLLHNRPIHMRCDDAVWWVDRFAGEGDAALQPLRRSRGDAPYPIRLPWPATHQILATGAEMKNTLCLLRGQDAFLSQHIGEMDSLEALAYFREALDHLRRIFKVQPEVIAHDLHPGYLTTRLARELAAAWDVPRVEVQHHHAHIAACLAEHGRDDPVIGLALDGTGYGPDGAIWGGEVLAADLRGYERLAHLEYLPLPGGEAAIRRPYRIAWGYLWETGGDIPHLPTLSHLNPQEQTIVIQQVSRRLNSPLTSSAGRLFDAISALLGLCPVTTFEAQAAIALELAARGVDLARITPYAFTLDDGVIRVGGLLTSVASDVNAGRPIGEIAATFHLTLAEMFAAAAEQARARTGLETAVLSGGVFQNRLFLRLMRESLRRRGFAVLSHRQVPANDGGLSLGQAAVALHAPVG
- a CDS encoding HypC/HybG/HupF family hydrogenase formation chaperone — its product is MCLGIPGKVVEIYERDGLPMGKVDFGGGVIREACLAYVPELQIGDYTLIHVGFAISRVDEEEAQKTLAMLAELDMLAGELPDQPGDGES